A window from Mesorhizobium sp. WSM2240 encodes these proteins:
- a CDS encoding YkoF family thiamine/hydroxymethylpyrimidine-binding protein has translation MFSGAQISLYPMTDDFVGVIMSALGALDPYRDQLRIETDDISTLLVGPPEVLFPAMRDLFVAAAKGGIHCVLSAAISRGCPGEPDDEIRASPELNGPRESLENRKATALDAMTKAPRTDAAAAAQFSLYVMGTGDHMDEIYGCIDFLKRSGVFDRSKNFCTRLGGDAGAVFAALEAAFCRFGPPEGHVTIDLTVSANSPTPR, from the coding sequence ATGTTTTCAGGCGCACAGATTTCCCTTTATCCCATGACCGACGATTTCGTCGGCGTCATCATGAGCGCTCTCGGCGCGCTCGATCCCTATCGCGACCAGTTGCGCATAGAGACGGACGACATCTCGACGCTGCTGGTCGGCCCTCCCGAAGTGCTGTTTCCGGCCATGCGCGACCTCTTCGTCGCAGCGGCCAAGGGCGGCATCCATTGTGTGCTATCGGCAGCAATTTCACGCGGCTGCCCGGGCGAGCCCGACGACGAGATACGCGCGTCGCCGGAGTTGAACGGCCCGCGCGAGTCTCTGGAAAACCGCAAAGCGACGGCTCTCGACGCCATGACCAAGGCTCCCCGTACCGATGCGGCGGCCGCCGCCCAGTTCTCGCTCTATGTGATGGGAACGGGCGATCACATGGACGAAATCTACGGCTGCATCGATTTTCTCAAACGCTCCGGCGTGTTCGACCGCTCCAAAAATTTCTGCACCAGGCTCGGCGGCGATGCCGGCGCGGTCTTTGCCGCGCTCGAAGCGGCGTTCTGCCGCTTCGGACCGCCTGAAGGGCATGTGACGATCGATCTGACGGTATCCGCGAACAGCCCAACGCCGCGCTGA